From the genome of Streptomyces sp. NBC_01341, one region includes:
- a CDS encoding NAD-dependent epimerase/dehydratase family protein produces the protein MRVLVTGGAGFIGSYIVRTLASGGHEPVVLDALLPSAHGPAGPGGSATAQLPPGVRTIVADVRDREAVAGALSGIDAVCHQAAMVGLGKDFADAPEYVGCNDLGTAVLLAGMAAAGVRDLVIAGSMVVYGEGRYDCPRHGTVRPGPRAVDDLEAGRFEPHCPSCGSELVPGLVTEEALADPRNVYAATKLAQEHLAAAWTRATGGRAVALRYHNVYGPGMPRDTPYAGVASFFRSALARGEAPRVFEDGGQRRDFVHVRDVAAANAVALAALAERAPGTFDAYNTGSGTPHTIGEMARALSAAHGGPDPVVTGEYRLGDVRHVTADSRRLREELGWKPETDFAAGMREFATAPLRAATGSRA, from the coding sequence ATGCGCGTACTGGTCACCGGCGGAGCCGGTTTCATCGGGTCGTACATCGTCCGGACCCTCGCCTCCGGCGGGCACGAGCCGGTGGTCCTCGACGCCCTGCTCCCCTCGGCGCACGGACCCGCCGGGCCCGGCGGGTCCGCGACGGCCCAACTGCCTCCGGGCGTCCGGACGATCGTCGCGGACGTACGGGACAGGGAGGCCGTGGCCGGTGCTCTGTCCGGCATCGACGCCGTGTGCCATCAGGCCGCCATGGTGGGTCTCGGCAAGGACTTCGCCGACGCACCGGAGTACGTCGGCTGCAACGACCTGGGCACCGCGGTCCTGCTCGCCGGAATGGCGGCGGCCGGGGTCCGGGACCTGGTGATCGCAGGGTCCATGGTGGTCTACGGCGAGGGACGGTACGACTGCCCCCGGCACGGCACGGTCAGGCCGGGCCCCAGGGCGGTGGACGACCTCGAAGCCGGGCGATTCGAGCCGCACTGCCCCTCCTGCGGCTCGGAACTGGTGCCCGGCCTGGTCACGGAGGAAGCCCTCGCCGACCCCCGTAACGTGTACGCGGCCACCAAGCTCGCACAGGAACACCTCGCCGCCGCGTGGACCCGCGCGACGGGCGGCCGGGCGGTGGCGCTGCGCTACCACAATGTGTACGGCCCGGGGATGCCGCGCGACACCCCGTACGCCGGTGTCGCGTCCTTCTTCCGGTCGGCCCTGGCCAGGGGAGAGGCACCCCGGGTGTTCGAGGACGGCGGCCAGCGGCGCGACTTCGTCCACGTCCGGGACGTGGCGGCGGCCAACGCCGTGGCTCTCGCGGCACTGGCCGAGCGGGCGCCGGGCACCTTCGACGCCTACAACACGGGAAGCGGCACCCCGCACACCATCGGAGAGATGGCCCGGGCCCTGTCGGCGGCCCACGGCGGGCCGGATCCCGTCGTCACCGGTGAGTACCGGCTCGGGGACGTCCGCCACGTGACCGCCGATTCCCGGCGCCTGCGCGAGGAACTCGGCTGGAAGCCGGAGACGGACTTCGCCGCGGGGATGCGGGAGTTCGCCACGGCACCCCTGCGGGCTGCCACGGGATCGCGGGCGTAG
- a CDS encoding sensor histidine kinase has protein sequence MADILLIALLAFLGAAVAGLLGALVLRLLRNRPLVVSLSVVAAVAVTAMLAGTLAVAWAMFLSPHDLTVVTTVVAMAAAVSLATAVLLGRWVAASSHDLTLAARSFGDGGTFAAPRGQATAELAALTRELAATSAKLESSRERERALERSRRELVAWISHDLRTPLTGLRAMSEALEDGMAPDSDRYLRQIRREVERMNDMVGDLFELSRIHAGSLTLAPTRVSAHDLVGDALAGARPLAREHGVRLVGDRVDAVPVEVDSKEMSRVMGNLLINAIRLTPADGTVAVAAQRSPDGLVLSVTDGCGGIPEEDLARVFDTGWRGSQARTPPSGAGLGLAIVRGIVEAHSGRAGVRNVAGGCCFEVTLPAAPV, from the coding sequence ATGGCGGACATCCTCCTCATCGCCCTCCTCGCGTTCCTCGGCGCCGCCGTGGCCGGGCTGCTCGGCGCACTGGTCCTGCGGCTGCTCCGGAACCGGCCCCTGGTGGTCTCCCTGAGCGTCGTCGCCGCCGTGGCGGTGACGGCGATGCTGGCGGGGACCCTGGCCGTGGCCTGGGCGATGTTCCTGTCTCCGCACGACCTGACGGTGGTGACGACCGTCGTGGCCATGGCCGCCGCGGTGTCGCTCGCGACCGCGGTGCTGCTGGGCCGCTGGGTGGCCGCGAGCAGCCATGACCTGACGCTGGCGGCCCGCTCGTTCGGCGACGGGGGCACGTTCGCGGCACCGCGGGGGCAGGCGACGGCGGAACTCGCCGCGCTCACGCGTGAACTGGCGGCCACCAGCGCGAAGCTCGAAAGCTCCCGGGAGCGTGAGCGCGCCCTGGAGAGATCGCGCCGGGAGCTCGTCGCCTGGATCTCGCACGACCTGCGGACCCCGCTGACCGGGCTGCGCGCCATGTCCGAGGCCCTGGAGGACGGCATGGCGCCGGACTCGGACCGCTACCTGCGGCAGATACGCCGTGAGGTGGAGCGCATGAACGACATGGTCGGTGATCTCTTCGAACTCTCCCGCATCCACGCCGGATCGCTCACACTGGCGCCCACCCGGGTCTCCGCCCACGACCTGGTCGGCGACGCCCTCGCCGGTGCCCGCCCGCTGGCCCGCGAACACGGGGTCCGCCTCGTCGGCGACCGGGTCGACGCGGTGCCCGTGGAGGTCGACAGCAAGGAGATGAGCCGGGTCATGGGCAATCTGCTGATCAACGCGATCCGGCTCACCCCGGCCGACGGGACGGTGGCGGTGGCCGCGCAGCGCTCGCCCGACGGTCTCGTGCTCTCGGTGACCGACGGGTGCGGCGGGATCCCCGAGGAGGACCTCGCGAGGGTGTTCGACACGGGGTGGAGGGGCAGCCAGGCCCGCACCCCGCCGTCGGGGGCGGGCCTCGGGCTCGCGATCGTCCGCGGGATCGTCGAGGCGCACTCCGGCCGGGCCGGCGTCAGGAATGTGGCGGGTGGCTGCTGTTTCGAGGTCACCCTGCCCGCCGCCCCGGTCTGA
- a CDS encoding response regulator transcription factor, producing MQNIASPPDSGGVSPNGGEDGVSRGRVLVVDDDPTVAEVAAGYLERAGYDVGRADDGPSALDSFGVRRPDLVVLDLMLPGMDGFEVCRRMRARGPVPVIMLTARGDEDDRILGLETGADDYVTKPFSPRELVLRVEAVLRRGRRPGPGAPARLGGAGIGLEPLARRATRDGRDLCLTLREFDLLAFFLSHPGQAFTREELMREVWGWDFGDLSTVTVHVRRLRGKVETDPARPCLIHTVWGVGYRLDLPADDTSED from the coding sequence ATGCAGAACATCGCTTCCCCGCCGGACTCCGGCGGCGTGTCACCGAACGGCGGTGAGGACGGCGTGTCGCGCGGCCGTGTGCTCGTCGTCGACGACGATCCGACCGTCGCGGAGGTTGCCGCCGGCTACCTGGAACGTGCGGGCTACGACGTCGGACGGGCCGACGACGGGCCATCGGCGCTGGACAGTTTCGGTGTGCGGCGGCCCGATCTGGTGGTGCTCGACCTGATGCTGCCCGGCATGGACGGCTTCGAGGTGTGCCGGCGGATGCGTGCGCGGGGGCCCGTGCCCGTCATCATGCTCACCGCGAGGGGGGACGAGGACGACCGGATCCTGGGGCTGGAGACCGGTGCCGACGACTACGTGACCAAGCCCTTCAGTCCACGCGAACTCGTGCTGCGGGTGGAGGCGGTCCTGCGCCGGGGCCGGCGCCCCGGCCCCGGTGCCCCCGCCCGGCTCGGCGGCGCCGGGATCGGCCTGGAGCCTCTGGCCCGTCGCGCGACCCGCGACGGCAGGGATCTCTGCCTCACGCTCCGCGAGTTCGACCTGCTCGCCTTCTTCCTGAGCCACCCGGGGCAGGCCTTCACCCGCGAGGAGCTGATGCGGGAGGTCTGGGGCTGGGACTTCGGCGATCTGTCGACGGTGACCGTCCATGTGCGGCGACTGCGCGGAAAGGTCGAGACGGACCCGGCGCGCCCCTGTCTGATTCACACGGTGTGGGGCGTGGGATACCGCTTGGACCTGCCCGCCGACGACACCTCAGAGGACTGA
- a CDS encoding glycosyltransferase family 2 protein yields MTDYSPADPAAPLRADIVLPCLDEAAALPRVLARVPEGWRAIVVDNGSTDGSADIARSLGATVVHEPRRGFGSACHAGLLAAEAEYVCFCDCDGSLDPALLPSFVRRIAEGETDLVLGRRRPTARGAWPLHARAGNVALSGMLRRRTGLRLHDLGPMRAVRREALLALGLTDRRSGYPLQMVVRASDAGLRVAETDVPYLPRTGKSKVTGTWRGTWHAVRDMRAVLRQPATRTSPAVPAEATR; encoded by the coding sequence GTGACCGATTACTCGCCGGCTGATCCCGCCGCCCCCCTCCGCGCCGACATCGTCCTGCCCTGCCTCGACGAGGCCGCGGCCCTGCCCCGGGTACTGGCCCGTGTCCCCGAAGGATGGCGGGCCATCGTCGTCGACAACGGGTCCACCGACGGGTCTGCGGACATCGCCCGCTCGCTCGGTGCGACCGTGGTGCACGAACCGCGCCGCGGATTCGGCTCCGCCTGTCACGCGGGACTGCTCGCCGCCGAGGCCGAGTACGTCTGCTTCTGCGACTGCGACGGCTCGCTCGACCCGGCACTCCTCCCCTCTTTCGTCCGGCGGATCGCCGAGGGCGAGACCGACCTGGTCCTCGGCCGGCGCCGCCCCACGGCCCGCGGCGCGTGGCCCCTGCACGCGAGGGCGGGCAACGTCGCCCTCTCCGGGATGCTCCGCCGCCGTACCGGTCTGAGACTGCACGACCTCGGGCCGATGCGGGCCGTACGCAGGGAGGCGCTGCTGGCGCTCGGTCTGACGGACCGTCGCAGCGGCTATCCGCTCCAGATGGTGGTGCGCGCGTCGGACGCCGGACTGCGCGTCGCCGAGACGGACGTGCCGTATCTGCCCCGCACCGGCAAGTCCAAGGTCACCGGCACCTGGCGGGGTACCTGGCACGCGGTCCGGGACATGCGTGCGGTGCTGCGGCAGCCCGCGACTCGGACCTCGCCTGCTGTCCCCGCGGAGGCGACCCGATGA
- a CDS encoding TIGR04282 family arsenosugar biosynthesis glycosyltransferase — protein sequence MSTPTPGGGVTTLLVIAKEPLPGKVKTRLTPPFSAEEAAELAAAALEDTLRTVLTLPVRRRVLVLEGRPGPWTPPGFDVLPQCAGTLDERIAAAFATCTGPALLIGMDTPQITPALLAPALSPAGWDGCDAWFGPAEDGGFWALGLAAPDPCLVRGVPMSRPDTGGLQRARLTGLGLAVRDLPPLRDVDTAEDAALVAAAAPHGRFAEAHGRLSRAAVR from the coding sequence ATGAGCACACCGACGCCGGGCGGCGGAGTGACGACACTGCTGGTCATCGCCAAGGAACCGCTCCCCGGGAAGGTCAAGACCCGGCTCACGCCGCCCTTCAGCGCCGAGGAGGCCGCTGAACTCGCCGCCGCGGCACTCGAGGACACCCTGCGGACCGTGCTCACCCTGCCCGTGCGGCGGCGGGTCCTGGTCCTCGAAGGCCGCCCCGGACCGTGGACGCCACCGGGCTTCGACGTACTGCCGCAGTGCGCGGGCACCCTCGACGAACGCATCGCGGCGGCCTTCGCCACGTGTACGGGACCTGCGCTCCTGATCGGCATGGACACCCCGCAGATCACCCCCGCCCTGCTGGCCCCCGCGCTCTCCCCGGCCGGATGGGACGGCTGCGACGCCTGGTTCGGTCCGGCCGAGGACGGCGGCTTCTGGGCCCTCGGCCTCGCGGCCCCCGACCCCTGCCTCGTGCGGGGCGTTCCGATGTCCCGCCCCGACACGGGCGGACTCCAGCGTGCCCGTCTGACGGGCCTCGGCCTCGCCGTGCGGGACCTGCCGCCGCTGCGCGACGTGGACACGGCCGAGGACGCGGCCCTCGTCGCCGCCGCCGCGCCGCACGGACGCTTCGCCGAGGCTCACGGGCGACTGAGCCGGGCGGCGGTCCGATGA
- a CDS encoding class I SAM-dependent methyltransferase, translated as MSTVLPPAGPGSAPWATADPYARALSQGRGPLFLRRKDGWLLPLDVERWCAEADAADLSALCRSEGTVIDIGCGPGRLVAALAARGHRALGIDVSEAAIGRTQRLGGSALRRSVFEPLPGEGRWGTALLIDGNIGIGGDPGALLRRVAAVLAPGGLLITEAAPHDVDERVQVRLDDGRVQAGAGPHFPWARVGVSALLGYARSQDWTPVDQWEADGRPFLALRRSRTVRSASQSADTANRAAVISSQFPRNLSGDSPLAGS; from the coding sequence ATGAGTACGGTCCTGCCGCCGGCGGGCCCGGGCTCCGCCCCGTGGGCGACCGCCGATCCGTACGCGCGAGCACTGAGCCAGGGACGCGGCCCTCTCTTCCTCCGGCGCAAGGACGGATGGCTGCTGCCCCTCGACGTCGAACGCTGGTGCGCGGAAGCCGACGCCGCCGACCTGTCGGCACTGTGCCGCAGCGAGGGCACGGTCATCGACATCGGCTGCGGCCCCGGCCGGCTGGTCGCCGCTCTGGCCGCGCGTGGGCACCGGGCCCTGGGCATCGACGTGAGCGAGGCCGCCATCGGACGCACCCAGCGGCTCGGCGGCTCGGCGCTCCGCCGCAGCGTGTTCGAGCCGCTGCCCGGCGAGGGACGCTGGGGGACGGCCCTGCTCATCGACGGCAACATCGGGATCGGCGGTGACCCCGGGGCGCTGCTCCGCCGGGTCGCCGCAGTGCTGGCCCCCGGCGGACTGCTCATCACGGAGGCGGCGCCCCACGACGTGGACGAGCGGGTCCAGGTCCGGCTCGACGACGGCCGCGTGCAGGCGGGAGCCGGCCCCCACTTCCCCTGGGCCCGCGTCGGCGTGTCCGCCCTCCTCGGCTACGCCCGGTCCCAGGACTGGACGCCCGTCGATCAGTGGGAGGCCGACGGCCGCCCGTTCCTCGCCCTGCGCCGCTCCCGCACGGTCCGCAGCGCCAGCCAGAGCGCGGACACCGCGAACAGGGCGGCGGTGATCAGCAGCCAGTTCCCCAGGAACCTGTCGGGGGACAGCCCGCTCGCCGGTTCGTAG
- a CDS encoding molybdopterin-dependent oxidoreductase — protein sequence MRDRHRQARAHLPSPGFPLPTEPAFWRSPVRGARFTAVLGLVLLAGITLMFVTGLLSYAAYNPDLAAVNDKTPDKGWLGFYLFDWPTGPHWLYRLTQGVHVTLGIVLVPVLLAKLWSVVPRLFALPPARSAGHALERLSLLLLVGGALFEFVTGLLNIQLEYLFPGSFYPLHFYGAWVFIAAFLAHTCLKLPRALRVLRAGLPAGEKDELASPRPTVPTVSRRGALATVGAGSLLLLVTSAGRSFDGGLRRTALLTPRGSAEPRPGPNGFQINKTAAKVGITPADTGERWRLTVVGPAGEIRLSRTELLALGQHSAALPIACVEGWSTSDQWWRGVRLRDLAALAGFPGEPPGVLVESLQRSGPFRTVALRGNQVRDPLSLLALGVNGEALSPDHGYPARVIVPAAPGVMNTKWVNRLTFGEL from the coding sequence ATGCGCGACAGACACCGGCAGGCCCGTGCACACCTCCCCTCCCCCGGCTTCCCGCTTCCGACCGAGCCCGCGTTCTGGCGCAGTCCGGTGCGCGGCGCCCGGTTCACGGCCGTGCTCGGTCTGGTGCTCCTCGCGGGGATCACCCTGATGTTCGTGACCGGCCTCCTGTCGTACGCGGCGTACAACCCGGACCTCGCCGCCGTGAACGACAAGACACCGGACAAGGGGTGGCTCGGCTTCTACCTGTTCGACTGGCCCACCGGACCCCACTGGCTGTACCGGCTGACACAGGGGGTCCACGTCACCCTGGGCATCGTCCTCGTGCCGGTCCTGCTGGCGAAGCTGTGGTCGGTGGTGCCGAGGCTCTTCGCACTGCCGCCCGCCAGGTCCGCCGGACACGCCCTGGAGCGTCTGTCGCTGCTGCTGCTGGTGGGCGGGGCGCTCTTCGAATTCGTCACGGGACTGCTGAACATCCAGTTGGAGTACCTGTTCCCCGGATCCTTCTATCCGCTGCACTTCTACGGGGCGTGGGTCTTCATCGCCGCGTTCCTCGCGCACACCTGCCTGAAACTTCCCCGGGCGCTGCGGGTACTGCGTGCCGGACTCCCCGCCGGGGAGAAGGACGAACTGGCCTCGCCGCGTCCGACCGTGCCGACCGTCTCCCGGCGTGGCGCCCTCGCCACCGTGGGGGCGGGGTCGCTTCTCCTGCTGGTCACGTCGGCCGGCCGGAGCTTCGACGGCGGCCTGCGGCGCACCGCCCTGCTGACCCCGCGCGGCAGCGCCGAACCGCGTCCGGGTCCCAACGGGTTCCAGATCAACAAGACCGCGGCGAAGGTGGGCATCACTCCGGCCGACACGGGGGAACGCTGGCGGCTCACCGTCGTCGGACCGGCCGGGGAGATCCGGCTGTCGCGGACGGAGCTGCTGGCTCTGGGCCAGCACAGCGCGGCCCTGCCCATCGCGTGTGTGGAGGGCTGGTCGACGTCCGACCAGTGGTGGCGCGGAGTCCGGCTGCGCGACCTCGCCGCGCTCGCCGGATTCCCGGGTGAACCGCCCGGGGTGCTGGTCGAATCCCTCCAGCGCAGCGGGCCGTTCCGGACGGTGGCGCTCAGGGGGAACCAGGTGCGCGATCCGCTGTCCCTGCTCGCACTGGGAGTCAACGGTGAGGCGTTGTCACCGGATCACGGCTACCCGGCACGCGTCATCGTGCCGGCCGCCCCCGGCGTGATGAACACCAAATGGGTGAACCGCCTGACCTTCGGAGAGCTGTGA
- a CDS encoding glycoside hydrolase family 26 protein: protein MPAQRRLINFGIGATAFGLLVSGAVLVDHDGADTEAGKGSARSAPEPAGTTAIGAYLHYGPRGVQRMAELSRWLGGTELRVGHSYLPGDVWQNIEGRPGFLAYWAAWRRADANRMFVLNTPMMERNEARVSDSEVRRLLRAGVNGSYDEHFRKLAERLVLLGIPDTVLVLGWEMNGTTYTHRCGPDPVAWKAYWKRIVTTMRSVPGQKFRFDFAPSRGRDAVPWTECYPGDDVVDIIGMDSYDQPPARTFDEQVSEPYGLQKQVDFAAEHGKPISFPEWGLFRNGDSPEYMRRMLEWIDLHKPLYQTITDYCPHGVWQCSENPLSSAVFREKLSGLPNAEPSTPAPDPSGTPAVPKPDKPTPTVPVPDTNADEWCVSIPLSDWFGQWLTDRKFCVRR from the coding sequence GTGCCCGCACAGCGCCGGCTCATCAATTTCGGCATCGGGGCGACCGCGTTCGGCCTCCTCGTGAGCGGCGCGGTCCTCGTCGACCACGACGGCGCGGACACGGAGGCCGGAAAGGGCTCCGCGCGCAGCGCACCGGAACCGGCCGGAACGACCGCCATCGGGGCCTACCTGCATTACGGGCCCCGGGGTGTGCAGCGGATGGCGGAGCTGTCGCGATGGCTCGGCGGCACGGAACTACGGGTCGGGCACAGCTATCTGCCCGGCGACGTGTGGCAGAACATCGAGGGGCGGCCCGGCTTCCTCGCCTACTGGGCCGCGTGGCGTCGCGCGGACGCGAACAGGATGTTCGTCCTCAACACGCCCATGATGGAGCGCAACGAGGCCCGCGTCTCCGACAGCGAGGTGCGGCGCCTGCTGCGGGCCGGGGTGAACGGGTCGTACGACGAGCACTTCCGCAAGCTGGCCGAGCGCCTGGTCCTGCTGGGCATCCCCGACACCGTGCTCGTCCTGGGCTGGGAGATGAACGGGACCACGTACACGCACCGCTGCGGCCCGGACCCCGTGGCCTGGAAGGCGTACTGGAAACGCATCGTCACCACGATGCGCTCCGTGCCCGGCCAGAAGTTCCGTTTCGACTTCGCGCCGAGCAGGGGGCGGGACGCCGTGCCCTGGACCGAGTGCTATCCGGGTGACGACGTCGTGGACATCATCGGCATGGACTCCTACGACCAGCCGCCCGCCCGCACCTTCGACGAACAGGTCAGCGAACCCTACGGGCTCCAGAAGCAGGTCGACTTCGCGGCCGAGCACGGCAAGCCGATCTCCTTCCCGGAGTGGGGGCTGTTCCGAAACGGCGACAGCCCCGAGTACATGCGCCGCATGCTGGAGTGGATCGATCTCCACAAGCCGCTCTACCAGACGATCACCGACTACTGCCCGCACGGGGTGTGGCAGTGCTCCGAGAACCCCCTGTCCTCGGCGGTCTTCCGGGAGAAGCTGAGCGGGCTCCCGAACGCCGAGCCGTCCACGCCCGCACCCGACCCGAGCGGGACCCCGGCCGTGCCGAAGCCGGACAAGCCCACGCCGACGGTTCCCGTCCCGGACACCAACGCCGACGAGTGGTGCGTCAGCATCCCGCTGAGCGACTGGTTCGGCCAGTGGCTGACGGACCGCAAGTTCTGCGTACGCCGCTGA